The Thomasclavelia ramosa DSM 1402 genome includes a region encoding these proteins:
- the rsmA gene encoding 16S rRNA (adenine(1518)-N(6)/adenine(1519)-N(6))-dimethyltransferase RsmA has product MKEIATPSTTKYILEKYHLNALKKYGQNFLIDVNIINKIVTSAKIDQTTAVIEVGPGIGALTQVLGRYSGKVTSFEIDERFMPVYQEFLNQDNIEIIFGDFMEQDIKPIVDQLKQRYQKVCLVANLPYYITTAIIEKVVLGNFGIDEMIVMVQKEVALKMTGIYKNPLLLMIKDMGTIEYLFTVNKNVFMPAPHVDSAILKIELKKAPDLKLYEVLNICFKQRRKTILNNLKQSYEEAEEILLQTGIENRKRSEELELADFKNITKMI; this is encoded by the coding sequence ATGAAGGAAATCGCAACTCCCTCGACAACAAAATATATTTTAGAAAAATATCATTTGAATGCGTTAAAGAAATATGGTCAAAATTTTTTAATTGATGTAAATATAATAAATAAGATCGTGACTAGTGCAAAGATTGATCAAACAACGGCGGTTATTGAAGTAGGACCGGGAATTGGCGCATTAACACAAGTATTAGGGCGTTATAGTGGAAAAGTTACTAGTTTTGAAATTGATGAGCGTTTTATGCCTGTGTATCAGGAGTTTTTAAATCAAGATAATATTGAAATTATCTTTGGTGATTTTATGGAACAGGATATTAAACCGATTGTTGATCAGTTAAAGCAAAGATATCAAAAAGTATGTTTAGTTGCTAATCTTCCATATTATATTACAACGGCAATAATTGAAAAAGTTGTGTTAGGAAATTTTGGAATCGATGAAATGATTGTTATGGTTCAAAAAGAAGTAGCTTTAAAAATGACGGGTATTTATAAAAATCCATTATTATTGATGATTAAAGATATGGGGACAATTGAATACTTATTTACTGTTAATAAAAATGTATTTATGCCTGCTCCGCATGTTGATTCAGCAATTTTAAAAATTGAGTTAAAAAAAGCACCGGATTTGAAATTATATGAAGTATTAAATATTTGTTTTAAACAGCGACGAAAAACGATTTTAAATAATTTAAAGCAAAGTTATGAGGAAGCTGAAGAAATTTTATTGCAGACGGGAATTGAAAATCGAAAAAGAAGTGAAGAATTAGAATTAGCGGATTTTAAAAATATCACCAAAATGATTTAA
- the ispE gene encoding 4-(cytidine 5'-diphospho)-2-C-methyl-D-erythritol kinase — protein sequence MKVKAYAKINLALDVIGKREDGYHELEMIMAPITLHDLIYINTIASGIEIDSNSKIMPTDERNIMYKVVALMKERYNIKKGVKIFVYKHIPTQAGLAGGSADGAAVIKAMNKLFYLNLSNEEMAALGKEVGADIPFCIYQKIALVSGVGEKLEFIKNSFECKVLLVKPKRGVSTKKSFTSLDLSKASHQDCRLMATGIEDGNYQIVIDNLQNTLEEPSIKMVPEIAKIKEEMMKIGFDGALMSGSGSCVFGLTRNNIILEKGMKYFKGKYYFVRKTEILNDEEID from the coding sequence ATGAAAGTAAAAGCATACGCAAAAATAAATTTAGCACTTGATGTAATCGGAAAAAGAGAAGATGGATATCATGAATTAGAAATGATCATGGCTCCAATTACTTTACATGATTTAATCTATATTAATACTATTGCTAGCGGAATTGAAATTGATTCAAATAGCAAAATCATGCCCACGGATGAACGAAATATTATGTATAAGGTTGTTGCTTTAATGAAAGAACGTTATAACATCAAAAAAGGGGTTAAGATCTTTGTTTATAAGCATATTCCTACTCAAGCTGGTTTAGCGGGAGGAAGTGCTGATGGTGCGGCGGTAATTAAAGCAATGAATAAATTATTTTATTTAAATCTGAGCAATGAGGAAATGGCTGCATTAGGAAAAGAAGTTGGGGCAGATATTCCTTTTTGTATTTATCAAAAAATTGCTTTAGTTAGTGGTGTTGGTGAAAAATTAGAATTTATAAAGAATTCTTTTGAATGTAAAGTATTATTAGTTAAACCTAAACGAGGGGTATCAACGAAAAAATCATTCACTAGTTTAGATTTAAGTAAAGCTAGCCATCAAGACTGTCGATTAATGGCGACAGGAATTGAAGATGGTAATTATCAAATAGTCATCGATAATCTTCAAAATACTTTAGAAGAGCCGTCAATCAAGATGGTACCAGAGATTGCTAAGATTAAAGAGGAAATGATGAAAATTGGATTTGATGGAGCTTTAATGTCTGGAAGTGGATCGTGTGTTTTTGGCTTGACACGTAATAATATTATTTTAGAAAAGGGAATGAAGTATTTTAAGGGAAAATATTATTTTGTAAGGAAAACAGAAATATTGAATGATGAGGAAATTGATTAA
- a CDS encoding MFS transporter, producing MQYRDSYLSYLLMYLFYFLSLALLSGLISVYLLDRGYSASQVSLVVASSYIVSVILQPLVGYLNDHFNLKWVNSVVLIIAAILGIALIFAKHLFSITLLYSLTLGLFNSTKPVIERMATLSKYQYGKIRIWGTIGYAIGSQIGGLIYQYISPESMYFFFSISLGICLLGIIGTRNEHKNSDIHGETTTQHLGLWNKNFIVYLIIVCLFYAITNLNTTYLPAMFQHQGISVDKVSTIILLITISELPIIYYSHRFMNNISNRHMLIIVFILLIIQFGTYCFIPYNIIHVIISIGTKAVSTVIFIMLNMKIVVSIVDSDLQMSALAWVSTFNSFSSIVGQGLGGKILDTYSYTDFYLILFLIAVIGLGISYFYHLPSGHKYHLF from the coding sequence ATGCAGTATCGAGATAGTTACTTAAGTTATTTATTAATGTATTTATTCTATTTTTTATCACTGGCGTTATTATCAGGCCTGATTTCTGTTTATCTGCTAGATCGTGGATATAGTGCTTCACAAGTTAGTCTGGTAGTAGCATCTTCATACATTGTTTCAGTAATTTTACAGCCTCTAGTAGGCTATCTAAATGATCACTTTAACTTAAAATGGGTAAATAGTGTTGTTTTAATTATTGCCGCAATTTTAGGAATAGCTCTAATTTTTGCAAAACATCTTTTTAGTATTACTTTATTGTACAGTCTTACTTTAGGGCTCTTTAACAGCACTAAGCCAGTTATTGAAAGAATGGCCACCTTATCTAAATATCAATATGGAAAAATTAGAATCTGGGGAACAATTGGATATGCTATTGGTTCACAAATCGGTGGTCTTATATATCAATACATTTCACCTGAAAGTATGTATTTCTTTTTTTCTATTAGCCTAGGAATTTGTCTTCTAGGTATTATCGGTACTAGAAACGAACATAAAAATTCTGATATTCATGGTGAAACGACTACACAACACCTAGGCTTATGGAATAAAAACTTTATCGTCTATTTGATTATAGTTTGCTTATTCTATGCGATAACTAACCTAAATACGACCTATTTACCAGCAATGTTTCAGCATCAAGGGATTTCAGTTGATAAGGTTTCTACAATTATTTTATTGATTACTATTTCAGAATTACCAATTATTTATTATTCTCATCGTTTTATGAATAACATTTCAAATCGTCATATGTTAATAATTGTTTTTATCTTATTAATCATTCAGTTTGGTACATATTGTTTTATTCCTTATAATATCATACATGTGATTATATCTATCGGTACTAAGGCTGTATCAACCGTAATCTTTATTATGCTCAATATGAAAATCGTTGTTTCTATAGTTGATTCTGATTTACAGATGAGTGCTCTTGCATGGGTTTCTACATTCAATAGTTTTTCTTCAATTGTTGGTCAAGGTCTTGGTGGAAAAATACTTGATACTTATTCTTATACTGATTTTTACTTAATTTTATTTTTAATCGCTGTAATTGGTCTAGGAATTTCTTACTTTTATCATCTTCCTTCTGGGCATAAATATCATCTTTTCTAA
- a CDS encoding sporulation peptidase YabG, whose translation MKIGDIVCRKKYGKDICFKITDIQDDVYYLTGIEYRLVADSDESDLELSDFSSEKSDIIVESRPCLKGSVLHIDGDKHYLDMCLKKYEEFNINVHGYFMKENEIKDQIIPLLEKHRPNLLVITGHDAMKKNGNRKDINSYLHTKDFVEAIRRARLYEDDKDSLIIFAGACQSYYELLLASGANFASSPSRKNIHALDPVFVVSQIANASIKNYVDLEKIVAKTSNKHLGVGGIDTRGVARKIYPTSR comes from the coding sequence ATGAAAATTGGTGATATTGTCTGTCGAAAAAAATATGGCAAAGATATCTGTTTTAAAATTACCGATATTCAAGATGATGTTTATTATTTGACTGGAATTGAATATCGGTTAGTAGCTGATAGTGATGAGAGTGATTTGGAATTAAGTGATTTTAGTAGTGAGAAAAGTGATATAATAGTAGAAAGTCGACCATGTTTAAAAGGTAGTGTGCTGCATATTGATGGAGATAAACATTATCTTGACATGTGTTTGAAAAAATATGAAGAATTTAATATCAATGTTCATGGCTATTTTATGAAAGAAAATGAAATTAAAGATCAAATTATTCCTTTATTAGAAAAACATCGCCCTAATTTATTGGTGATAACCGGTCATGATGCAATGAAGAAAAATGGTAATCGCAAAGATATTAATAGTTATTTGCATACTAAAGATTTTGTAGAAGCAATTCGTCGAGCACGTTTGTATGAGGATGACAAAGATAGTTTGATTATTTTTGCTGGAGCGTGTCAATCGTACTATGAGCTTTTATTAGCTAGTGGAGCTAATTTTGCTTCTAGTCCAAGCAGAAAAAATATTCATGCGCTTGATCCGGTTTTTGTAGTAAGTCAGATTGCTAATGCGAGTATCAAAAATTATGTTGACTTAGAGAAAATTGTGGCTAAAACTTCAAATAAGCATTTAGGCGTTGGAGGGATCGACACAAGAGGAGTAGCACGAAAAATATATCCGACAAGTAGGTGA
- a CDS encoding MurR/RpiR family transcriptional regulator, which yields MMLLKEQMKAYPFSHNERVIIDYILDKQINIKDYSVKMIADATFTSPSTLIRISKKLGFQGWVEFKDAYLEEANYLNSHFCNIDSNLPFSNQDSIMTIASKIVNLHIESAKDTLSLFQHDSLQKAVRILHQSKEIRVFAMSNLNFAGEEFVFKLNRIHKKAYIHPIQDNLFHDAAMSSPDECAICISYSGESSNIVKTAQILKENNCPIIAITSIGNNSLSDLATVTLRVTTREKSFSKIAGFSSLESISIVLNTLYACLFSLNYHDNLTYKLDIAKKIENAPIINNEIIAEKDDE from the coding sequence ATGATGTTGTTAAAAGAACAAATGAAAGCCTACCCCTTTTCACATAATGAACGGGTAATTATTGATTATATTCTAGATAAACAGATTAATATTAAAGACTATTCTGTTAAAATGATTGCTGATGCAACATTTACATCACCATCAACTTTGATTAGAATTTCGAAGAAGCTGGGTTTTCAAGGCTGGGTTGAATTTAAAGACGCCTATTTAGAAGAAGCAAATTATTTAAATAGCCATTTTTGTAATATTGATTCTAATTTACCGTTCAGTAACCAAGATTCTATTATGACAATAGCTAGTAAAATCGTAAATTTACACATTGAAAGTGCTAAAGATACTTTGTCTTTGTTCCAACATGATTCATTACAAAAAGCAGTACGAATTTTACACCAAAGTAAAGAGATACGGGTATTTGCAATGTCAAATCTAAATTTTGCTGGAGAAGAATTTGTATTTAAATTAAATCGAATTCATAAAAAAGCCTATATTCACCCTATACAAGATAATCTATTTCATGATGCTGCAATGTCTTCACCTGATGAATGTGCTATTTGTATCTCTTATTCAGGTGAGTCTTCTAATATTGTGAAGACCGCTCAGATATTAAAAGAAAATAACTGTCCAATTATAGCTATTACGAGTATTGGGAATAATAGTCTTTCAGATTTAGCTACGGTTACTTTGCGTGTTACGACAAGGGAAAAATCATTTTCAAAAATTGCTGGATTTTCATCATTAGAATCTATCAGTATAGTTTTAAACACCCTATATGCTTGTTTATTTTCATTAAATTACCATGATAATCTGACTTATAAACTTGATATTGCTAAAAAAATAGAAAATGCTCCTATTATTAATAATGAAATTATAGCTGAGAAAGATGATGAGTAA
- the glmU gene encoding bifunctional UDP-N-acetylglucosamine diphosphorylase/glucosamine-1-phosphate N-acetyltransferase GlmU — protein sequence MKTYAVVMAAGKGTRMKSDKPKVVHEVLYKPMINHIVDELKQVGVDEIYVIVGHKAEEVEKLLDGVNIIYQKEQLGTGHALMQCKDALAGKAGTTVVLNGDAPLITSETLKDLIAYHNDNQLKGTIMTCDCDLDKKFGRVIRNNDQVTGIVEFKDCTPEQVQISEMNCGEYCFDNIAVFEALEKVTNDNAQNEYYITDVIEIMNNDKLKVGGYKIADLAEVGGINDRVELAEATKSLQLKINKQHLLNGVNIIDINNTYIGVDVTIGADTTIEPGCIIKGKSSIGSNCHIGPYCEFDNVEIKDNVEIKFSVISDSIIENGVDIGPFARLRTNCHILEDAHMGNFVEMKKAVFGKGSKASHLTYVGDATVGSNVNMGCGTITSNYDGKNKFQTIIGDNAFIGCNSNLVAPVTVGANAYVAAGSTITDQVEDSAFAIARARQVNKDGYAKVLEEKRNQKGK from the coding sequence ATGAAAACTTATGCGGTAGTTATGGCGGCTGGTAAAGGTACCAGAATGAAGTCAGATAAACCAAAGGTTGTCCATGAGGTTTTATACAAGCCGATGATCAATCATATTGTTGATGAATTGAAACAAGTTGGTGTTGATGAAATCTACGTAATTGTTGGTCACAAAGCAGAAGAAGTTGAAAAACTGTTAGACGGGGTAAATATTATTTATCAGAAAGAACAGTTAGGAACTGGACATGCATTAATGCAATGTAAAGATGCTTTGGCAGGTAAAGCAGGAACAACTGTGGTGTTAAATGGTGATGCTCCACTAATTACTAGTGAAACATTAAAAGATTTAATTGCTTATCATAACGATAACCAATTAAAAGGAACGATCATGACATGTGATTGTGATTTAGATAAAAAATTTGGTCGTGTAATTAGAAATAATGATCAAGTAACGGGGATTGTCGAATTTAAAGACTGTACTCCAGAGCAAGTTCAAATTAGTGAGATGAACTGCGGAGAATATTGTTTTGATAACATTGCAGTATTTGAAGCGTTAGAAAAAGTAACTAATGATAATGCTCAAAATGAATATTATATCACTGATGTAATAGAAATCATGAATAATGATAAACTTAAAGTCGGTGGATATAAAATTGCTGATTTAGCTGAAGTTGGGGGAATCAACGATCGGGTTGAACTTGCGGAAGCAACTAAATCATTACAATTAAAAATAAATAAACAACATTTATTAAATGGTGTTAACATTATTGATATTAATAATACTTATATTGGAGTTGATGTAACGATTGGTGCTGATACGACAATCGAACCAGGATGTATTATTAAAGGTAAGTCAAGTATTGGCAGCAATTGCCATATTGGGCCTTATTGCGAATTTGATAATGTTGAAATTAAGGATAATGTTGAAATTAAATTCTCAGTTATCTCTGATTCGATTATCGAAAATGGTGTAGATATTGGACCATTTGCTCGTCTAAGAACTAACTGCCATATTTTAGAAGATGCTCATATGGGTAACTTCGTTGAAATGAAAAAAGCAGTCTTTGGAAAAGGAAGTAAAGCATCACATTTAACTTATGTTGGTGATGCAACTGTCGGAAGTAATGTAAACATGGGATGTGGAACAATTACTTCAAATTATGACGGTAAAAATAAATTCCAAACTATTATTGGTGACAATGCCTTCATTGGATGTAATAGTAATTTAGTTGCTCCAGTAACGGTCGGTGCTAATGCCTATGTTGCAGCGGGCTCAACTATTACAGATCAAGTTGAAGATTCCGCTTTTGCAATTGCTCGGGCTCGCCAAGTTAATAAAGATGGATATGCCAAAGTATTAGAAGAAAAAAGAAATCAAAAAGGAAAATAG
- a CDS encoding ribose-phosphate diphosphokinase: MKNKITVFALSASGELANDIAEKLGTKVGKSKVHHFADGEILVEIDESVRGKDVFIVQSTSNPVTENLMEILVLADALKRASAKEITAIIPYFGYARQDRKAKPRQPITSKLVADLLTVAGVTRVVTVDLHAAQIQGFFDIPVDEMQALPLISNYFKKKDMEDICVVSPDHGGATRARKLAVALDAPVAIIDKRRPKPNVAEIMGVLGDVSGKNCIMVDDMIDTGGTIVAGIEMLKEKGAKSVHVACTHPVFSGPAVERLQNSSADEVVVTDTIKLPEDKMFPKLKTVSVAGLLAKTIENIENCLPVSDVFEMFDFDK; this comes from the coding sequence ATGAAAAATAAAATAACTGTCTTTGCATTATCAGCTAGTGGTGAATTAGCTAACGATATCGCAGAAAAATTAGGAACAAAAGTAGGAAAAAGTAAAGTGCATCATTTTGCTGATGGAGAAATCTTAGTTGAAATTGATGAATCAGTACGTGGTAAGGATGTCTTTATTGTCCAGTCTACTTCTAATCCGGTCACTGAAAACTTAATGGAAATCTTAGTTTTAGCTGATGCTTTAAAAAGAGCTTCTGCTAAAGAAATTACAGCAATCATTCCATATTTTGGATATGCTCGTCAAGATCGTAAGGCTAAACCAAGACAACCAATTACGTCTAAATTAGTAGCTGACTTATTAACTGTAGCTGGTGTAACTAGAGTTGTAACAGTTGACTTGCATGCAGCTCAAATTCAAGGGTTCTTTGATATTCCAGTTGATGAAATGCAGGCATTGCCACTTATCTCAAACTACTTTAAGAAGAAAGATATGGAAGATATTTGCGTGGTTTCTCCTGACCATGGTGGTGCCACTAGAGCTCGTAAATTAGCAGTAGCTTTAGATGCCCCAGTTGCAATTATTGATAAAAGAAGACCTAAACCAAACGTGGCTGAAATCATGGGTGTTTTAGGGGATGTATCCGGGAAGAACTGTATTATGGTTGATGACATGATCGATACTGGAGGAACCATTGTTGCTGGTATTGAGATGTTAAAAGAAAAAGGTGCTAAATCAGTTCATGTTGCTTGTACGCACCCAGTATTCTCTGGACCTGCAGTTGAAAGATTACAAAATTCATCTGCTGATGAAGTTGTTGTAACAGATACAATCAAATTACCTGAAGATAAAATGTTCCCTAAATTAAAGACAGTTTCTGTAGCAGGTTTACTTGCTAAAACAATCGAAAACATTGAAAACTGTTTACCAGTTTCTGATGTCTTTGAAATGTTTGATTTTGATAAATAA
- a CDS encoding LysR family transcriptional regulator, giving the protein MDLRVLEYFLAVVESGNVSKAAQKLHLTQPTLTRQLQQLEEIYGTRLFIRGSRQITLTNSGIILKRRAKEMLDLQDKTAAEIRKSEYDISGEITIGCGESSGNKFLPVVLKEFSKRYPKIKYNIYTAGSNQNKEKINEGLIDVAIVLEPIDKDYYQYLELPYLDKWCLVMKKDDLLKEYETIENHVVSNLVFGIANRLEVKETFKNWLGKEINAQTILNYDINSNLALLVESGLCYGISIDGVFKSNAYPNLTYRLLEPEIVSQSCLIWKKGVVTNQALEKFIVCAKELISSNQ; this is encoded by the coding sequence ATGGATCTAAGAGTTCTAGAATATTTTTTGGCAGTAGTTGAATCAGGTAATGTTTCTAAAGCAGCCCAAAAACTACACTTGACACAACCGACGCTAACAAGACAATTACAGCAGTTAGAAGAAATTTATGGCACACGTTTGTTTATTCGTGGGAGTAGACAAATTACTTTAACTAATAGTGGCATAATTTTAAAACGTCGTGCGAAGGAAATGCTAGATTTGCAAGATAAAACAGCAGCAGAAATTAGAAAAAGTGAGTATGATATTTCGGGAGAAATTACCATAGGATGTGGTGAATCGAGTGGAAATAAGTTTTTACCAGTAGTTTTAAAGGAGTTCTCAAAACGTTATCCCAAAATTAAATATAATATTTATACGGCTGGTAGTAATCAAAATAAGGAAAAGATCAACGAGGGTTTAATTGATGTAGCAATTGTTTTAGAACCAATCGATAAAGACTATTACCAATACCTGGAGTTGCCTTATTTAGATAAATGGTGCTTGGTAATGAAAAAAGATGATTTATTGAAAGAATATGAAACAATTGAAAATCACGTAGTATCTAATTTAGTTTTTGGAATTGCAAATCGATTAGAAGTTAAAGAAACTTTCAAAAACTGGTTAGGTAAAGAGATAAATGCACAAACGATTTTAAATTATGATATTAATTCAAATTTAGCTTTATTAGTAGAAAGTGGTCTTTGCTATGGAATCTCGATTGATGGAGTTTTCAAAAGTAATGCTTATCCAAATTTAACGTACCGACTATTAGAACCAGAAATTGTTTCACAATCGTGTTTGATTTGGAAAAAAGGGGTAGTGACTAATCAAGCATTAGAGAAATTTATTGTTTGTGCGAAGGAATTGATTTCATCAAATCAGTAA
- a CDS encoding helix-turn-helix transcriptional regulator → MICRNLTEYYNIFFNKLAFQYYQYDNFSLYINPQQPEEFIIHVHIADMYELFVGDFTAPYDIEISFEISETYLQLGMLLTGEIEYDLKESHNNHLEPSSFYLNGSKRSGLQVWKKNQHYHSTDIIIKKDFFEKKLSAYGYSYTTLEKIEKNKIFRPLPSKLLQLMQEISDTLRNKAISQLYLDAQLMKIVYFLLPQNNILYPQSKTITIKLKCGRNILLNNDDQEIIQQIHNDLTVNYQHPPTIKELAKIHYISEQKLTAGFKYLYHCSIHDYISNLRLNMANSMLLSEQSTIIQIAKTLGFSNANSFIYFYRKKTGITPKQFQLTQR, encoded by the coding sequence ATGATATGTAGAAATTTGACAGAGTACTATAATATTTTCTTTAATAAACTAGCTTTCCAATACTATCAGTATGATAACTTTTCCTTATATATAAATCCTCAACAACCTGAAGAATTCATTATTCATGTGCATATTGCAGATATGTATGAACTTTTTGTTGGTGATTTTACTGCACCCTATGATATTGAAATATCATTTGAAATAAGTGAAACATATCTACAGCTAGGAATGCTTCTAACTGGTGAAATTGAGTATGATTTAAAAGAGAGTCATAATAATCATTTAGAGCCTTCTAGTTTTTATTTAAATGGTTCAAAGCGTAGTGGATTACAAGTTTGGAAAAAAAATCAACATTATCATTCTACAGATATAATCATAAAAAAAGATTTTTTCGAAAAAAAATTATCGGCATATGGATATTCCTATACAACACTAGAAAAAATTGAAAAAAATAAAATATTTCGACCACTCCCCTCTAAACTTTTACAATTAATGCAAGAAATATCTGACACTTTAAGAAATAAAGCAATCTCACAACTATATCTTGATGCTCAATTAATGAAGATCGTCTACTTTCTGTTACCTCAAAATAATATTCTATATCCCCAATCTAAAACTATTACAATTAAACTAAAATGCGGTCGAAACATCTTACTAAATAATGATGATCAAGAAATAATCCAGCAGATTCACAATGATCTAACTGTTAACTATCAGCATCCCCCAACAATTAAGGAGCTGGCAAAGATTCACTATATTAGTGAGCAAAAACTTACAGCTGGTTTCAAATACTTATATCATTGTAGTATTCATGACTATATTAGTAATTTACGCTTAAATATGGCTAATAGTATGCTGTTATCTGAACAATCTACAATTATTCAAATTGCTAAGACTTTAGGTTTTTCTAATGCTAATTCTTTTATCTATTTTTACCGTAAAAAAACTGGTATAACACCTAAACAATTCCAATTAACACAACGCTAA
- a CDS encoding MFS transporter: MDKKILRFALLSASLLVGSAAAINANIPAMAQHFDQVPLSMVEMLTTVPSLFLMISVLTSSLIAKRVGYKQTITIGLGIVMIAGIVPLLIDNFMIILISRAMLGFGVGLFNSLLVSMINYFYDAKERSSMYGLQSAFEGAGGIAITFIAGQLLKINWQAPFIAYMIAIPVFFIYFKFVPQVKTADVIKANGGDKIKKESHKSAGFLPVVYYVGLIFMAAMLYMIMGIKIASLMTGEGYGTASDASLVIILLSLGGISAGLLFGKILKVFNQLTTSIGLIILALAMVILGLSQNLVITFVGGYLTGFGFKIFMPSLIDKINNSNIPNTTLATSLLLVGFNLGVFISPYGSIVIQSLMRTEALPALFIANAIGFISLSTITLIITLIKNKKTVNIVQKVLE, encoded by the coding sequence ATGGATAAAAAAATACTTAGATTTGCCTTATTATCAGCATCATTATTAGTGGGGAGTGCTGCAGCGATTAATGCTAATATTCCGGCCATGGCACAACATTTTGATCAAGTACCATTATCAATGGTAGAAATGTTAACGACGGTACCGTCATTATTTTTGATGATTTCCGTTTTAACAAGTTCTTTAATTGCTAAAAGAGTTGGGTATAAGCAAACAATTACTATTGGGCTGGGAATTGTTATGATTGCAGGGATAGTACCGTTATTAATTGATAATTTTATGATTATTTTGATTAGTCGTGCAATGTTGGGATTTGGTGTTGGTCTGTTTAATTCACTATTGGTATCGATGATCAATTATTTTTATGATGCTAAAGAGCGTTCATCAATGTATGGATTACAATCAGCATTTGAAGGGGCAGGAGGAATTGCGATTACTTTTATCGCTGGTCAGTTATTAAAGATTAATTGGCAGGCTCCGTTTATTGCTTATATGATTGCAATACCTGTTTTCTTTATTTATTTTAAGTTCGTCCCTCAGGTAAAAACAGCCGATGTGATTAAGGCTAATGGTGGGGATAAAATAAAAAAAGAAAGCCATAAAAGTGCCGGCTTTTTGCCAGTGGTTTATTATGTTGGATTAATTTTTATGGCTGCAATGTTATATATGATCATGGGTATTAAGATTGCTTCTTTAATGACTGGTGAGGGATATGGAACAGCGAGTGATGCTAGTTTAGTAATTATTTTATTATCATTAGGTGGAATTAGCGCAGGACTATTATTTGGAAAAATCTTAAAGGTTTTTAATCAGCTTACTACATCGATTGGATTAATTATTTTAGCATTAGCAATGGTAATTTTAGGATTAAGTCAAAATTTAGTTATAACGTTTGTTGGTGGATATTTAACGGGGTTTGGTTTTAAAATTTTTATGCCAAGTTTGATTGATAAAATTAATAATTCAAATATTCCAAATACTACGTTAGCTACTTCATTATTATTGGTTGGATTCAATTTAGGGGTGTTTATCTCTCCTTATGGCAGTATTGTAATCCAAAGTCTTATGAGAACTGAAGCTTTACCAGCTTTATTTATTGCTAATGCTATAGGATTTATCAGTTTAAGTACAATTACATTAATTATTACCCTTATAAAAAATAAAAAAACAGTTAATATCGTTCAAAAAGTTTTAGAATAA